One Osmerus mordax isolate fOsmMor3 chromosome 16, fOsmMor3.pri, whole genome shotgun sequence genomic window carries:
- the rab31 gene encoding ras-related protein Rab-31, which produces MAIRELKVCLLGDTGVGKSSIVCRFVQDHFSHNISPTIGASFLTKTVPCGNELHKFLIWDTAGQERFHSLAPMYYRGSAAAVIVYDITKLDSFQTLKKWVKELKEHGPEDIVVAIAGNKNDLGDIREVPMKEAKDFAESIAAIFIETSARNAINVEELFQKISRQIPPLENPEVDSNESFKLSRPPPSSTKRCC; this is translated from the exons ATGGCAATAAGGGAACTTAAAGTCTGTCTTTTAGGG GATACAGGAGTGGGAAAGTCCAGTATTGTATGTCGTTTTGTTCAAGATCATTTTAGCCACAACATAAGTCCAACAATAGG GGCATCATTTTTAACGAAAACGGTGCCATGTGGAAATGAACTTCACAAATTCCTTATCTGGGACACAGCAGGACAGGAAAGG TTTCACTCACTGGCCCCAATGTACTACAGAGGTTCAGCTGCTGCTGTCATTGTCTATGACATCACCAAACTG GACTCTTTCCAGACACTGAAGAAATgggtgaaggagctgaaggagcaTGGTCCTGAGGACATTGTTGTAGCGATAGCAGGGAACAAAAATGATCTGGGAGACATCAG GGAAGTCCCTATGAAGGAAGCCAAGGACTTTGCTGAGTCAATTGCAGCAATTTTCATCGAGACTAGTGCCAGAAATGCTATTAATGTCGAGGAACTCTTTCAGAAAATCA GTCGACAGATCCCTCCCCTGGAGAATCCTGAGGTAGACAGTAACGAATCCTTTAAACTGAGCCGACCGCCTCCTTCCTCAACAAAGCGCTGTTGCTAG